Below is a genomic region from Haliotis asinina isolate JCU_RB_2024 chromosome 14, JCU_Hal_asi_v2, whole genome shotgun sequence.
TGAAATTTATGATGTGGTACGAGTGGGCTGACCAACTAACCTCCAGACGTTCCCGTGCCGATTCCTCATGAAGTAAATCCTGCAAAATGGGAAAATTCTGTCAAAAATGCTAATTATTCAGAAATGATATCATTTCTTCTGAGTGATACAGTCCCAACAAAATAATCCATTTTTCTGATCTTTATTCACATTAAATCATGTTAGCTGACATGTTTTCATTGAGAAGGAATAACTGTAACTCACCTGAACTAGGGTTATTTGAAAGTCGTggtcatcatcactatcattgaATGCATACACCTATGAACAAGGAAATAAATAGTTTACAGTGGGCATTATTATGTATAGTTTAAAAAAGATATAATATCAAAGAGAAAATTAGTTACAAGGCATCTTCAAAgttcctggaatattactgggTGTGCATTGAACAACCAACAACTGATACAAGTGacatgacaatacataatacaCAAGCACTCATAATTCATCTGGTGGGCATGTTGTCATGACTTGATGCAACATTTTGAAACCTTGAGAAGACATGACAGGACGGTGTTCAATTAAAAGTCATTATTGACTTAAGATATTCAGTCCAATTACAAACTTATCCTCACATCAGGCTCAGGCAATCTCTCTGCCTCTTGCAAAGTTTCTTTACTCCGATGCTGTTGTAACTGCTGTGATTTCTCTTTTCTCTGGAAGTGGCAATTGTATTTCCAGATTAGGTATTCttccatgtttttttttttcaaatttcctGTAATGGTTGTTATTGCACACACAAAAATAGAGAAATGTGTAATTCTCTGATGTATATTCATAACTTTGAACAAGCTTGTAGTGTTTATGTTATATAAATTTAATGACAAAACCAaccatgtgaaaaatattgaaaaatattgttaatgtaAACAAGTGCTCTAAAACTGTTTTACTTTGAGAAAATATGGTCAACTGCTTGGTTGTTTCATTGCTGCGACCAATCTTCAATTACTTTAATCCATCAGGTCACCACCAGTGTTATCAAAAATGATACACAATCAAGAATGACACACAATCATCAAAGTCACAGATTCTCACAACCCAAAGTCTTTAGTGACCCTAATTGACCTGCATACGCTTCTGGGGACTATTTGTAAGCATGATCAGacattgggaaagagaactttgacaatagACCATTTTAAGATCACTAGACATTTCCTTGACAAATGCcattgtatcaatagtaaagcTCAAACTTTTAAAGGGCCATGTtgtattctaatgtgcaaaatgtccCATgtcccctgcctttcccaatccctgcatgATTCCCAAACGAATCAGAAGAATGAATGAACATTTACACAAGTGAACCATACCATCTTATCCAGTTCCTGTCTTAGAAATAGGTTCTGCGTCCTCAGCTCCTCAATCAGTCTGTCCTTTTCTTTCAGTTGTTCTTTTAATACCAATACATCAATAGCTGTGTCCTGACTGATTGCAGCTCCCTTCAAATACAACATACACATCAATTTATTCTAATGCCACTTGACACATAACCATATGAAGTTAACTGAAGGAATTTATTCAAATGTCAGATCTGATTCTGTTCTGTTAccttgtttgcttgtttaattTGTTTCAGTTGAAGATTGAATTCTTCTTTGGAGATTTCACTATTTCTGAATTCTGTCAATTTTCTGTAAAGGGTTGCCTCATCTTTGAATGAAACAGTCTCCAAGAACAGACATGTGTTCACTTTAGTATGTTTCTGCTCCTTAAGTTTGCCAAGGCTGAATAAGTCGATGATCTCAAGGATGAGGCGATAGCATCTGTCGGATGTTGCAGCTACTGCAAGGTGAACTTTGAAACGACCACCGAAATGATGCTGGAAAGGGACAATTAGAAAAGTCCAACATTAAAAAACAATGGATGCATATATTTaaacagggagcctatataaagggggagaagaaactcctcgaaaagccgctgaatgTATGTCTCGGGGCGttaccagtgtagccaatatggtggcagtgtagtatttaagactgagcccggtttattttcaacagctgattaagtttgctgagtgttgtaacaactgaaatcctacatgcaGAAGATTTTGTCACTTGTCCCttcagttcaagtcaaataattggtattagtgtcgtattaggacagtagatttgtattTAAGTTTCAactcggtatgttatagctcactggcttctattctcgatccACTGCGAAGATAAACTCAGTTGtcccgataaaaacttctttcacactttCGTTTAATCTTTAGAGGAAAAAATTCCTTTAGCtaaaaggtatttgcaagtaatagtggcAGTTTTATCacttaaaaattgttagggtgtaactgaggtgtgtgaaaaatatgagatttcgccgatctgttctgatccgccactgaaatgctacacgagattgtttgagtgtttctagtaattacttcaaaaacatctttcacatacacattTATTTCTTATGTGGGGAATATACTTgagatgtgtttgcaagtaaaagtgatagtttcataatctaaaacaaaatgttagggtatttgaggtgtgtgaaagatatgacatattgccgatctgatctgatttgtCATTGATGCCTGAGGgctatagttccataacttctttctttcttgttgatctaattatttgacaaaactggaaaggtgttttagaatgctttgtgacagttttataatttaattttgagggcagtgtgacagtgtcagttaacattttgtcaatgtcaattccattccccacatgcaataagatatctgaattaattattaatgtaaacaaaaatgtctcaaagtagcttttttaaaaggacagctcatgttaacacatgtgttctcACGATATTTTTgctttctttaacatgttttgagaGTGAAGGCCACAGTGTATCATTTatgctttcattcattcacatatgtacttctttcttttattctttttctttctttctttaattcattcacataattcttggtcttaattcttactagaattcattcattcattcattgtaaaattctgactgatacaataaagtggctgaagttctgttgcGGTGGGAACAAGCCAAATCACTGtgtgttggagcatgacgaggcacatgttaattagtacatatggtaaagaaagcaagcgagtgatcTATCCCTGTTGTACAGTATCCCTGATTTAAAGGATGAAGAACACGAAAAAAGGACAACAATAGAGTATAAGTGAACTGCTTCATGCTCTTAGTGACACTTACAAGTGATGGATCTGTAGGTTTCAAGGTTGCTTGGCACTGTTTTCTCCATTTCATATCCGCACCGCCAAGAGGGGCTGTCTCACTTTTCCCTGATCTTGGGTGAAGGTTACGAAAAGCCTGGATAAAATAATAATGCAACATTTTACACACTATGCAATCGTTAGTCCAGGAAGTATGTTTGGTCTATTGTATATAGATTTAAAGGGTGGGGACTTATCTAAAAATTTGTTAAACCATCGTAGGGATGTGATAAGGATCCCATACCTAATTTGGCAGCACTGGACTGTAGAATGTATTGACATTGCATTAAAAGgggttttcagttttgaaataaaaacatgaaaaacttACCATTAACGAATCACTTACCATTACTGTAGCTTTGAAATTTAGGGGTTCTACATCTGTAGGAGAGGTTTCTGCAGGAGATGCATCCAGAGCCTGGTTTTGAATCAGGTCAGCTCCTTAAGAAATAGGAGATTAAACTGATAATATTGTAAAGAACTAAATTATAGTtcattcaaacaaaaataaatattttctacCTTGATATGTAACTTTATATACACCCATCAACATGTCAAGTGTCTCCAGAAAGTCATCGGAATCTTCTCGTTTGGACAGGTCACTCCATAAGTTGTCAGTAACTGCATACTTGTGTATGGGGCACTCAATGTCGACATCATCATGAAGCTGAAATTAAAATCTTCACATTTAATACATCTACGATAAGAATTAAACTTGTACCTGCACATGCAGGATCACCATCATAAGCACTACAACCTGCGGGCGATGTTGCCCTCTGTTTATACATGTAGGTATGTCGAGTTCTGATGAGTGTTTGTAAACGCCTACTTCAGCAGCGAAAATGTGTTCGTATCCTTTCGTGTTGCCTGTGGAATAAGGAAATGACCTGAAAGTCCGACAGCCTCTTTCGGTGTCCGATGTAAAAGGTTCAGAATGAAAACATGACAAGACTATACACATTCCTGCATTTACGGAAACTTTACGTGTAACTGGAATCCAGAGTAGTTCTTGAGTTTCAAAATAGGAATCGAAAGACGAAAAGAAAATATCTGGTCATCAGTTCTGCTCAcatgaagagagagagagagagagcgaaaTCCCAGCAAAAGTTATCATATGGCTCaccatttgttattttgttatgagtaaatgtgttttgttatgaGTAAATGATTATTTGCATAatcattattttatatatatatatatcccatCAAAAGTTATGGCTTGTGGATAATATTACGAGGATGACAGTTGTACTTgggtagaatgaatgaataaatagaaGTACAACTGTCATTCTCGTAAACATAACTAGAGAGTTACAGTGTTGAACGTCTAACAAGCCATATGTTGAAATAAGAACAATTATGAGAATGTAATTGTTTTCCTGTGAAAAATTAAAGCGTTGTAACTTGATGGTAAAATGGTGGACGGAgtcaaaacattttctgtttttcacaGTAAGGTGTTTTCGTGCACTAGGTCATCTCCTCTGTCAGCCCCCACCCCCATTAGGTCGAGTGGAATTGTTTAAACGAACAAGCCCTTTCGACCATGCCAAATAAGCCTCTTAACTCCTCATTTAAACAACATACCTGGCTGGCAAAAAGAGGAAACCCCCATTAAGAAATATCACTCAAAAATAAGGGGTTGGGGGCGGGGAGGgtcactgattttgtacatgacatgcagggggTATAAACATAAGTGACGGGGGGCATACACATTATACACGCGGCCCCATAAAGATTATCATCCCCTACCCCAATCCTGCCCCGGAACGATATGTTTGTAATGAAAGTGACAATACCCAATGAGGTAATTTAATTACCTAGTAATTGCCTCGGCGCCGCATAGACAATTACCATCTTGGGCATACATCTataacatgttttgttgtttcaggtGTCGTACCCGGAACCCTAAAATTTATTTTCCAGATGTCACGGGAAGGATAAAATGTAAATTTCCCGCCAAATCTAAAGATACGGTGACAGGAAGCATTGTCCATGTCGGGTGTAGATAGGTATCGTTTCAAAACATCGTGGTAGTAGATTGAACATTTATATTCTTTGCTTGTTTAGAACTTTATTCAAGTGGCGTTTATACTTCAGATGTATATGAATTATGAAAGCATTAGCGTAATAGTCTCAAGGCATAATCCATGAGTAGAtggatttcttttcaaaactttGTTACCCAGCTGGAACAAAACGTTTATGAAAAGTTTTCCAGTAGTTTCATGATGTATTTAAAAAGTTCTTTAAAACGGTATGAAATCGTCCGGAGTAACGTTATGAAAACGTCATCAAGAAACAAAATCCAAAGTTCTACACACCAATGTTTTAGAGCCATTGTTGAAACACTGGCGAAGTTTTCCCTACGTAAAATTGTTATTGAAACTTTAGAAGTGAATAAAAGCATGTCTCCGTTCTCTGCAGGCATGCATATGACGTGAAAATAATGATTATGCAAATACACCTGAacataaatatttgtgaaatttatatgtttttgaaaactgTTCTGAACATTCTGCTAAGCTGAATAAGATGTGTTATAATTACTGATTTTTGTACTATTCCATTTTCTGTAGATCAGATAGTTCTTATAATATTCGTTTACTGCTACGTAGCATGTAAGTTCAGCCTTCCCTGAGTAGACAATTTGCTGACGGACTCAGCAGGGACTAATATCAGGGGATAATATTAAAAGCGAATATGAATGTGTAATGAAGAATGGACGTGAAAATGTGTAAATTACTTGATCTATATTTTTGTATGTTCCCAAATGAAAGAGCGTCCGTGTTAATCCTATtttctttgtaatttgtcaAAGCCTCAAAGTAGGGCGCGCGCGTTTATTCAGCcataacattgcattgcaggtaCAGTTAAAGGCTAGGCTCCCTGATCCGAGATGCGTCATGATTTTTGCCCTCTCGACAACGAACCGATTCAGATCAATACCAGATGGCGATATTGTTCTTGACCTCAGGCATACATTAAGATTTCTTTACATTGATCCACCAAAGCTATGTTTCATATCTAATGAACTTTATTGTCACAAATACTTGAAATACTAAATAGTAACATACATCAATAGGAATCACTCCGTGAAGCTTACATCTGTTTCTTAAgcatttatgttgttgtttaatggcTGTCTCCCCCCCCTCCCCATCCAGAATTGGCTCTAGTGAAATAACAAAGACACAAAAAAGGCACCCGACGCACAGTACGAAAACGTTTGATTGACTGTTATTTACTTTCCTCTGCATAGAAGTGCCAGTATGAACAAAACAATTTTATACGATATGCTTTGGTAGGCTTTTCTGTAAATCAAGAATACCATATCGCCTCACCTGTATAGTAACTGCAGTAGGTTGCCCAGACGGTTTAACGTTGCTGACGGCACATGGTTCGGGATTGTTGCTGTGGCTGAAATACAAAGTACTGTTTTTCACAGAAAGAGACCAAGTTGCCCGTGCCATAGTGCATATGACTGTTCATGAATGCGTTGTCCGATTCACAGACTACCCGAATATATCCCAGCGGCATGACAATGGTTGTACAGGTGAGGTACTGAAGATTACGTTGATTGAGGAATGTAGGTTTACTCTGCTCAATGCAATTATGGGTTACCATCAGTCAATGCAAACGACACAACAGTGAATCATGGAGAAGGTAATTATAAATACCTGGTGCAGCAGCCAAATGTCCGCTCTTTGAAGTTGCCGACAAACAGGACGCATCGTTAATTGGAGTTCGCAAGACAGCGTGTACACAACTTCTCCCCAGATTATGTGGAGATTTACCGTGCGTAAGTCAGGCATGACAGTTTACGAATATGCATCCTCGTGTTTGTTTTGCAATAACAGCAATGGATGCCCCACCTTTCTCATTGTACAGAGGtgatgtgtacatatatatagtgGCATGAGCAAAGTGGCAGTATTCAGGCTTTGAGAGCGTTCAGTCAGACGGTGAAAAGAGACTTAATTTGTCAAGTCGGCAAACAACTGAAAGAAGTATCGGGGTCCATCACGTAACTATCAGCTCAGCTTCGACGTCGTTGCAATGGGTGAGTGTATCTAATTCTCAAACATCTGCAGTATGCTTGCATGGAATTCTTTATAAATTTATAATAAGATCCATTTGACGCTGTGATTCATGATTTTTTTCAACCGTTTACAGATCATACTAACGTCATCACCAGTAAAGAAAGAAACCACCATTCTTCGAAAAGGAAAGGCACAGAAAGAGGTAAGATAAATGTTCAAGGGATAGATTGTTTGAAACGAAATGGATGAAtgacttgaaaaaaaataacagtTTAATGCGATGTTTTAAACTGATACTCGGTGTGATTCTCATGGTTTCGTTTCGGACGTTAGTACGGCGCTCATTTTTTACAATTATTCACAACCACAAGACGTGCGAGATATGAACGTTGATTATTGGTTGGTATTGCATCAGATAGCACTCGGTTGCTAACAGGGATACCATGTAGGGGAAGGTGGACGTCGAGGGTGACGCAGAGGTGTCAACTATTGGGCAGTGGAGGCAGGTTTACTAGACGCTATCTCGGTTGAGTAGTGGTTGATCAAAGTCTTAAATTTCGAAAGAGATTCAGGTAGTACTATATTTTCTACTGGAAATACCAATACAGATGAAAAAGGTGCACGTTAAGTATAGGATAACACAACCGTAGAGAACGTAACCAGAAATACGTTTCAAGGATTAATTAGCAAATACTAATGAAATGGTGAAGCAAATGCGCAAAAtgctgagatctgtgtcagCTGGCCACAATGCTTATTCATTACCTGCAATACACAAGCAGGTGTGTCACGGCTGATACAGGTGGTTGTATGGTGAAATACACACCTGcccaaatgaatgaaataaagtATCTTTTGACAGGATTGAATCAATATGCTTCatgttttcaacaaatttaatgaaagaattgtATACTgacatttattgaaataataataattttattttttcatagGAGGCCAAACAGTGAAAAGAAGACTGGTCAAATTTGAAGATTTGACAAGTGGGACAGATAAAAAATTCACGGGTATGTTCATCCAGCAAGTCAGTATTTATCTTGTCAATGTGGGTCCAGTTTCTAAATTTGTTTCAGTCCATCATTTAGGGCCCATGCCACAACTACTTTTGACTGAACTTTTTTCATATGGATGTATTAGCATGTATCAGCTTAAGAGGCATGTATTTAAAATTGTTGGTTTATGCAGAATGACTTTTTTCTAATCATTCTTTCAATCATTACATAGGAGGCCAAAAACCTGTGACGAGAAGACTGGTCAAATTTGAAGATTTGTCAAGTGGGCCAGGATTACTTTCCTCAGGTTTGTTCATTAATTTCAACAGAGATGTCAGTAAGTTGTCGACCTGACACTGCTgcaggtattttcagttttttaaCGGGCAAAGGCAGGTAAAGCAAATTTGATTTCTAGCCTTGTGTAGTTTTAGAGGCTGGGGGTGTGCTTTGTATCAGAGGGAGAATATAATTTTTACAAGtaaataatgatatattttttctttctaGGAGCAGAAAAGACCCCACCATTTCTGAGTCAGACAGCTGTTGACACTGCAATCCAAGGTATCATTTTTAGTGCCATTGCACAACAGACATGAATCGAAACCaaaaacatgatgtatatcaTTGATCATGCAATTCAACTTTTCTATCATTGTGCCTGTATATAGAAAATGTAGACGTGGCACACAGTTCATTCCAAGCACAAAAAAGGGACTGAGTTCATTGGAAATGCATGAAATGTGTATGAATGTTATCATGAAGAGAAACTATGccaaaaatgttgaaaatatgcccaaaatataaacatcaagATGATTTGCTAGTGTTTAGGGTTTATTGCATATCAGCAGATTTTTGGCTAGAGTGATGCCTGTTttgtcttcaccaacccatgcatgtcagtAGGCTGACCTACTTGACAGGC
It encodes:
- the LOC137262185 gene encoding uncharacterized protein isoform X1; the encoded protein is MARATWSLSVKNSTLYFSHSNNPEPCAVSNVKPSGQPTAVTIQLHDDVDIECPIHKYAVTDNLWSDLSKREDSDDFLETLDMLMGVYKVTYQGADLIQNQALDASPAETSPTDVEPLNFKATVMAFRNLHPRSGKSETAPLGGADMKWRKQCQATLKPTDPSLHHFGGRFKVHLAVAATSDRCYRLILEIIDLFSLGKLKEQKHTKVNTCLFLETVSFKDEATLYRKLTEFRNSEISKEEFNLQLKQIKQANKGAAISQDTAIDVLVLKEQLKEKDRLIEELRTQNLFLRQELDKMRKEKSQQLQQHRSKETLQEAERLPEPDVYAFNDSDDDHDFQITLVQDLLHEESARERLENVPGVESSELPVIPYKGRASRNGRKNLQTSLKKKAPEKASRIAETEEMAESYLQKRRHNKEMAPCKFKVGLTVEALENDGFWYKAKVLSVQRERVKIHWTGYDMDEWLPTRNVRFELKSGDKVEAPWLVHRAARYPGHVEHVDGEYVRIEFNDKTKKRIHFKYIDKITP
- the LOC137262185 gene encoding uncharacterized protein isoform X2; amino-acid sequence: MARATWSLSVKNSTLYFSHSNNPEPCAVSNVKPSGQPTAVTIQLHDDVDIECPIHKYAVTDNLWSDLSKREDSDDFLETLDMLMGVYKVTYQGADLIQNQALDASPAETSPTDVEPLNFKATVMAFRNLHPRSGKSETAPLGGADMKWRKQCQATLKPTDPSLHHFGGRFKVHLAVAATSDRCYRLILEIIDLFSLGKLKEQKHTKVNTCLFLETVSFKDEATLYRKLTEFRNSEISKEEFNLQLKQIKQANKGAAISQDTAIDVLVLKEQLKEKDRLIEELRTQNLFLRQELDKMVYAFNDSDDDHDFQITLVQDLLHEESARERLENVPGVESSELPVIPYKGRASRNGRKNLQTSLKKKAPEKASRIAETEEMAESYLQKRRHNKEMAPCKFKVGLTVEALENDGFWYKAKVLSVQRERVKIHWTGYDMDEWLPTRNVRFELKSGDKVEAPWLVHRAARYPGHVEHVDGEYVRIEFNDKTKKRIHFKYIDKITP
- the LOC137262185 gene encoding uncharacterized protein isoform X3 → MLMGVYKVTYQGADLIQNQALDASPAETSPTDVEPLNFKATVMAFRNLHPRSGKSETAPLGGADMKWRKQCQATLKPTDPSLHHFGGRFKVHLAVAATSDRCYRLILEIIDLFSLGKLKEQKHTKVNTCLFLETVSFKDEATLYRKLTEFRNSEISKEEFNLQLKQIKQANKGAAISQDTAIDVLVLKEQLKEKDRLIEELRTQNLFLRQELDKMRKEKSQQLQQHRSKETLQEAERLPEPDVYAFNDSDDDHDFQITLVQDLLHEESARERLENVPGVESSELPVIPYKGRASRNGRKNLQTSLKKKAPEKASRIAETEEMAESYLQKRRHNKEMAPCKFKVGLTVEALENDGFWYKAKVLSVQRERVKIHWTGYDMDEWLPTRNVRFELKSGDKVEAPWLVHRAARYPGHVEHVDGEYVRIEFNDKTKKRIHFKYIDKITP